GCGCATTACCTCGTACTCGACTTCCTTCATGCCGGCGATGCTCTTCTCGATCAAGCACTGGCTGATCGGGCTGTAGCGAATACCGGAGGCAACGATTTCACGCAGCTCCTCCTCGCTCGCGCAGATGCCGCCGCCTGTGCCGCCGAGCGTGTAAGCCGGGCGTACGATGATCGGGTAGCCAATCTCGTTCGCGAAGTCTACTGCAGCTTCAACTGTTGTAACGATCGTGCTGTCTGGCACCGGCTGCTCCAGCTCGCGCATGAGCTCGCGGAACAGGTCGCGGTCCTCCGCCTTCTCAATCGCAGTCAGCTGCGTACCGAGCAGCTTCACGTTCTCTCTCTCCAGCACGCCTGCGCGCGCCAGCTCTACCGCCATGTTCAGACCGGTCTGACCGCCAAGTGTCGGCAACAATCCGTCTGGACGCTCCTGGCGAATGATTTGTGTAACGAAGTCGAGCGTGATCGGCTCGATGTATACTTTGTCCGCCATGTTCGTATCCGTCATGATCGTGGCCGGGTTGCTGTTGATCAGAACGACCTCATAGCCTTCTTCCTTCAGCGCCTGGCACGCCTGCGTACCAGCATAGTCGAACTCTGCGGCCTGACCGATTACGATCGGACCGGAGCCGATGACGAGAATTTTTTTAAGTTCATTATTTTTTGGCATAGGTCAGTTCTCCCTTCGAGGCGTTGTCGGCTGCGCTGTTCGCTTCCATATAAGCGGTTGCCAGTGCTTCCTGGCGTGTCGGCTTCGGCGATTCCTGCTTGTGAGCGCGGATCATCGTCAAGAAGTCATCGAACAAGTAGCTGGAATCGAATGGTCCAGGCGCTGCCTCCGGATGGTACTGCACGGAGAACGCTGGATATTTCTTATGGCGCAGACCTTCGATAGTCCGGTCGTTGTTATTAATGTGCGTAACCTCAAGCTCTGTTCCGGCGATGGACTCTTCCTTCACCGTGTAGCCGTGGTTCTGCGAAGTGATGTAGCAGCGTCCCGATACAAGATCCTTGACCGGATGGTTGCCACCGCGATGTCCGAACTTCAGCTTCTCCGTATCTGCTCCGCTTGCGAGCGCGAACAGCTGGTGTCCGAGGCAGATGCCGAAGATCGGGAACTCGCCGAGCAGCTCGGAGATCATCTTCGCTGCATGCGGCACGTCCTTCGGATCCCCAGGGCCGTTCGACAGCAGTACACCGTCCGGTGCAAGGCGGCGAATCTGCTCAGCTGTCGTATCCTGTGGCACGACGACGACGTCGCAGCCGCGCTTCGTCAGATCGCGCAGAATGCCGCTCTTCGAGCCGAAGTCGACGAGCACGACGCGCTCCTTCGTTCCTGGCGCGCTGTAGACCGCCTTGGACGTCACGCGGGATACTTGATCTGTAATGAGCGGAGTAGCCTGCAGCTGCTCCATCAGCTCCTCGACGCGCTTGTCGCTCGTCGTCAGCAAGCCCTTCATAACGCCCTGGTGACGAATGCGGCGAGTCAGCATGCGCGTGTCAACGCCGCTGATGCCGATAATGCCGTACTCCTTCAACAGGCTGTCAAGCGAATATTCCGCTCTCCAGTTGCTCGGCACGATCTCGTGCTCGCGCACAACGAAGCCGTGGATGAACGGACGGATCGACTCGAAGTCATCGCGTGCGATACCGTAGTTGCCGATCAGCGGGTACGTCATCGTCACGATCTGACCGCAGTACGATGGATCGGAGAGTACTTCCTGGTAGCCTGTAATTCCTGTATTAAATACGACCTCGCCCACAGAATCGCCTGTGCTTCCG
Above is a genomic segment from Paenibacillus sp. YYML68 containing:
- the carA gene encoding glutamine-hydrolyzing carbamoyl-phosphate synthase small subunit; this encodes MQARLLLEDGTLFTGKAFGSTGDSVGEVVFNTGITGYQEVLSDPSYCGQIVTMTYPLIGNYGIARDDFESIRPFIHGFVVREHEIVPSNWRAEYSLDSLLKEYGIIGISGVDTRMLTRRIRHQGVMKGLLTTSDKRVEELMEQLQATPLITDQVSRVTSKAVYSAPGTKERVVLVDFGSKSGILRDLTKRGCDVVVVPQDTTAEQIRRLAPDGVLLSNGPGDPKDVPHAAKMISELLGEFPIFGICLGHQLFALASGADTEKLKFGHRGGNHPVKDLVSGRCYITSQNHGYTVKEESIAGTELEVTHINNNDRTIEGLRHKKYPAFSVQYHPEAAPGPFDSSYLFDDFLTMIRAHKQESPKPTRQEALATAYMEANSAADNASKGELTYAKK